One Trichosurus vulpecula isolate mTriVul1 chromosome 7, mTriVul1.pri, whole genome shotgun sequence genomic region harbors:
- the LOC118855986 gene encoding olfactory receptor 1361-like — MENGNHTTVSEFILLGLSSQPEKQELIFVLFLVMYLIGAAGNLLIILAIGLDSHLHTPMYFFLSNLSLVDFCFTSATVPKMLLNIHTQIQSISREGCLTQIYFCILLANMDNFLLTAMAYDRYVAICYPLQYTTMMSLQLCCLMLTGSWLIANFHSLLHTLLMARLDFCAKNVMPYFFCDLVPLLQLSCSDTHLNQLMILLVGGLIVLIPFICILISYTHIVLAVLKVPSARGKQKAFSTCGSHLTVVTLFYGTITGVYLNPSSAHSAEEDSVASIMYMVVTPMLNPFIYCLRNNEMKRALRKVFTRQTSHSL, encoded by the coding sequence ATGGAGAATGGAAACCATACCACTGTCTCTGAATTCATCCTATTGGGCCTCTCTAGCCAGCCAGAGAAGCAAGAACTCATCTTTGTGTTGTTCCTGGTCATGTACCTGATTGGAGCAGCAGGGAATCTACTCATCATCCTAGCCATCGGCTTGGACTCCCACCTCCACactcccatgtacttcttcctcagCAACCTGTCCCTAGTAGATTTCTGTTTTACCTCTGCCACAGTCCCCAAGATGCTTCTAAACATCCATACACAGATTCAGTCTATTTCCCGCGAGGGCTGCCTAACCCAAATCTATTTCTGCATCTTGCTGGCAAATATGGATAATTTTCTTTTGACTGCAATGGCCTATGACCGTTACGTAGCTATCTGCTACCCCCTCCAGTACACCACAATGATGAGCTTACAGCTCTGTTGTCTGATGCTGACTGGCTCCTGGCTCATTGCTAACTTCCACTCCCTGCTTCACACTCTCCTTATGGCCCGGTTAGATTTTTGTGCAAAGAATGTCATGCCCTACTTCTTCTGTGATCTCGTTCCTCTCCTTCAGCTCTCCTGCTCTGATACACACCTCAACCAGCTTATGATTTTGCTGGTGGGTGGGCTGATCGTCCTCATTCCCTTCATTTGCATTCTCATCTCCTACACTCACATAGTATTGGCTGTGCTTAAGGTTCCCTCTGCCCGGGGCAAGCAGAAGGCCTTCTCCACATGTGGCTCCCACCTCACTGTGGTTACTCTGTTCTATGGAACCATCACTGGGGTCTACTTGAATCCATCATCAGCTCACTCTGCTGAGGAGGACTCAGTGGCATCCATCATGTATATGGTAGTTACTCCCATGTTAAACCCCTTCATCTACTGCCTGAGGAACAATGAAATGAAGAGGGCCCTGAGGAAAGTGTTCACCAGACAGACCTCTCACAGTCTATGA